A segment of the Mycobacterium intracellulare ATCC 13950 genome:
TGGAAGGAGCAGGCCGCCGCCGTCGGGCAGGCCGTGTTCCAGGCGGACCAGATGAAGTCGCTGGTCGACGGTGTCGACCAGAAGTTCACCGACGTCGGCAAGAGAAACCCGCAGTGGACCGGCAAGAAGGCGCTGCTGATGCACGGCGCGCTGTGGCAGGGGACCGTCGTGGCCACCATGGCGGGCTGGCGCACGGATTTCCTGAACCAGATGGGGCTGGTCATCGCCGACAGCGTCAAACCGTTCGGCACCGACCAGCGCGCCGTCATCCCGCGCGATCACATCAAGTCCGTGCTCGATTCGGCCGACGTGGTGATCTGGACGACCCGCAACCCCGACGATCAGAAGGCCCTGCTGGCCGACCCCGAGGTGGCCGGGTCACTGACCACCGCGCAGAACCGCCACATCTTCACCACCGCGGAGCAAGCCGGCGCGATCGCCTTCGCCTCACCGCTGAGCTACCCCCTCGTCGCCGACCAACTGCCCCCGCTGCTCGCCAAAATCCTGGGCTAGCTGTAGGAGGACAGGACGTTGGTGACGCCGGTGGTAAGTCGTGATGCTGGTGGCTGGCCGTCGGCGGCAGAGTGTGGTCGATGGTAGTTGAAGTGGATGTTCCAGACCTTGAGCGCTTCGGTGCGTTGGGATTCTGAGGTCCAGGTGCGGGCGTAGAGGAACTCTTCGGCCAGGATGCGGTGATATCTCTCCACCTTGCCGTTGTGGCGCGGGGTGTAGGGCGTGATGCGCTGGTGGCGTGCGCCATGCAAGACGTGGGCGAAGTCGCGGGCGCGGTAGCACGAGCCGTTGTCGGTGACGATCCGCTGGATGCGGTCGATCCCGTGTGCAGCGAACCAGACCCGGGCACGGTGCATGAATCCGATTGCTGTGATGGCCTTTTCATCGGTGAGCGCTTCGGTGTAAGTCAATCGGGAGTAGCCGTCCACCGCGGAATGCAGATAGACGTAGCCGGGGCGGGCCCTTCGCGAGGCTCTGCCCTGGGCGCTGTTCTTGCCGTGCACCCGCCACCCACCACCGTCGGGGATGCGGCCGACCTTCTTGACGTCGACGTGCACCATGTGCCCGGGGCGGCGAGCGATAATGCGTTGGGGTACTCGATTCAGATCCCCGCTGGGGTCAAGGAACTTGCGCCGATGCAAACCCAGCGCAACCAGCTGCCGGCTGACGGTGCGCCGGCCGATCACGATGCCGCGTGCATTGAGTTCGAAGGCGATCCGCGCCGCTGACCACTTGCGGCCTCGGCGCATCGCCTCGATCGCACTGATGATCTCAGCCGCAGTGGCCGTGGGTTGCCCTACCGGCGCCGAGGAGCGGTCGTAGAGGCCGAGTTCGCCGAACCGTCGGAACCGGTTGACCCACTTGGAGGCACACGCCCGCGAGATCCCCATCTCAGCAGCTACGTGGGCAATGGGACGGTCGACGCAGCGGGCAACGAGGCGGCGACGGCCTTCAACGGACAACGGGGCATTACCGTGGGTCATGGACGGGTTCCTTCAGGCTCAGGACGAGGGGTTTGGCGATTTCTCATCCTGCCGCCGAAGGACCCGTCCTCCTCACATCCCGACCATCCCGGCGTCTACAACGTCATGACCCGCAACAGCTAGCCGCCCGCGCGCATCCTGGCTGTTTGAGCGTTTGCTAAGGCAGCTCTGGCAGTGCTCGAAAATCCCGCCGCCGCCCCTCGCACGAGCCCCGATCCCGGGGTTACCGTCGAGTAATGAGCGTGACGGACCTTAGCGGCGACCTGGCCCACGAACTGCCGACCGAGCTGGCCGGCAACACCGTCCTGGACTACGGCGACCGGGCGCTGATGGTGCAATGTGGCAGTGCCGCAGAGGTTTTGGCGTGGACCGCCGCGCTGCGCTCCGAGCCGATCGCGGGCTTGGTCGATGTCGTGCCGGCCGCCCGCACCGTGCTGGTGAAGCTGGACGGCCCCCGCCGCCAGGGCGTCGTCCGCCGGAGGCTGCACGCGATGCGCGTCACCGCCACGCCACCGGCCCCGTCCGAGCGCGGCGCCGACGTGGTGATCGACGTGGTCTACGACGGCCCCGACCTCGCCGAGGTCGCCGGCCACACCGGGCTGACCATCCCGCAGGTGATCGACGCCCACACCGCCACCCTGTGGCGGGTCGGATTCAGCGGATTCGCACCCGGTTTCGCGTACCTGGTCGACGGCGACCCGCGCCTGCGGGTGCCCCGGCGTCCCGAGCCGCGGACCGCCGTGCCGGCCGGATCCGTCGCCCTCGCCGGAGAATTCAGCGCGATCTATCCCCGGCAATCCCCCGGCGGGTGGCAACTCATCGGCCACACCGACGCGGTCCTGTGGGACCTGCAGCGCCCGGACCCTGCGTTGCTGATGCAAGGCATGTGGGTTCAGTTCCGGGCCGTCTAGCCCAACCGGGCCGCACCATTCAAGGAGGCAGTCGTGGCAGTCCTGGAGATCCTGCGCACCGGGCCGTTCGCCGTCGTCGAAGACCTCGGCCGGCCGGGACTGGCCCACCTCGGCGTCAGCCGGTCCGGGGCCGCCGACCGGCGCGCGCACAAACTGGCCAATCGGCTGGTGGCCAACCCCGACGACCGCGCCACCGTGGAGGTGACGTTCGGCGGGTTCGCGGCCAGGGTCCGGGGCAGCGACGTGGACATCGCGGTGACGGGCGCCGACACCGATCCGACCGTCGACGGAATCGAGTTCGGCACCAACAGCATTCAGCACGTGCGCGACGGCCAGGTGATCTCTTTGGGCGCCCCGCGGGCGGGGCTGCGAAGCTACCTCGCGGTCCGCGGCGGGATCTGCGTGGAGCCGGTGCTGGGCTCGCGCAGCTACGACGTCATGTCGGCCATCGGGCCCTCACCCCTGCGGGCCGGGGACCGGCTGCCAATCGGCGAGCACACCGCGGACTACCCCGAGTTGGACCAGGCGCCGGTGGCGGCCATCACCGGCGGCGTCGTCGAGCTGTCCGTGGTGCCCGGGCCGCGCGACGACTGGTTCCTCGACCCCGACGCGCTGGTGCGCACCGCTTGGGTGGCGTCCGATCGCAGCGACCGGGTGGGGATGCGGTTGGTCGGCCGGCCCCTGCAATGCCTCCACCCGGACCGGCAGCTGCCCAGCGAGGGTGCCACCCGTGGCGCAATCCAGG
Coding sequences within it:
- a CDS encoding 5-oxoprolinase subunit B family protein gives rise to the protein MSVTDLSGDLAHELPTELAGNTVLDYGDRALMVQCGSAAEVLAWTAALRSEPIAGLVDVVPAARTVLVKLDGPRRQGVVRRRLHAMRVTATPPAPSERGADVVIDVVYDGPDLAEVAGHTGLTIPQVIDAHTATLWRVGFSGFAPGFAYLVDGDPRLRVPRRPEPRTAVPAGSVALAGEFSAIYPRQSPGGWQLIGHTDAVLWDLQRPDPALLMQGMWVQFRAV
- a CDS encoding 5-oxoprolinase/urea amidolyase family protein encodes the protein MAVLEILRTGPFAVVEDLGRPGLAHLGVSRSGAADRRAHKLANRLVANPDDRATVEVTFGGFAARVRGSDVDIAVTGADTDPTVDGIEFGTNSIQHVRDGQVISLGAPRAGLRSYLAVRGGICVEPVLGSRSYDVMSAIGPSPLRAGDRLPIGEHTADYPELDQAPVAAITGGVVELSVVPGPRDDWFLDPDALVRTAWVASDRSDRVGMRLVGRPLQCLHPDRQLPSEGATRGAIQVPPNGLPVILGPDHPVTGGYPVVGVVIDEDVDKVAQVRPGQSVRLHWARPRAPVGAVAGAGVASWPFG
- a CDS encoding IS481 family transposase, producing MTHGNAPLSVEGRRRLVARCVDRPIAHVAAEMGISRACASKWVNRFRRFGELGLYDRSSAPVGQPTATAAEIISAIEAMRRGRKWSAARIAFELNARGIVIGRRTVSRQLVALGLHRRKFLDPSGDLNRVPQRIIARRPGHMVHVDVKKVGRIPDGGGWRVHGKNSAQGRASRRARPGYVYLHSAVDGYSRLTYTEALTDEKAITAIGFMHRARVWFAAHGIDRIQRIVTDNGSCYRARDFAHVLHGARHQRITPYTPRHNGKVERYHRILAEEFLYARTWTSESQRTEALKVWNIHFNYHRPHSAADGQPPASRLTTGVTNVLSSYS
- a CDS encoding ABC transporter substrate-binding protein produces the protein MRQGWNRRGFLQLAGASGVAALAGSSALSAGCSSSKPAPGATPGSVTLTHLFGQTVIKEPPKRVVSAGFTEQDDLLAVGVVPIAVTNWFGDQPFAVWPWAAPKLGGARPVVLNLDNGIPVDQIAGLKPDLIVAVNAGLDADTYQKLSAIAPTVAQSGGDAFFEPWKEQAAAVGQAVFQADQMKSLVDGVDQKFTDVGKRNPQWTGKKALLMHGALWQGTVVATMAGWRTDFLNQMGLVIADSVKPFGTDQRAVIPRDHIKSVLDSADVVIWTTRNPDDQKALLADPEVAGSLTTAQNRHIFTTAEQAGAIAFASPLSYPLVADQLPPLLAKILG